A stretch of the Ascaphus truei isolate aAscTru1 chromosome 4, aAscTru1.hap1, whole genome shotgun sequence genome encodes the following:
- the LOC142493973 gene encoding alpha-1,6-mannosyl-glycoprotein 2-beta-N-acetylglucosaminyltransferase-like — protein MRLTLHKKKIAALLLLLGVLLSACLLLYTSSASDQGGSEPLPPASLPSERTNPSGFQLPRGSPLQMRLDAYRNNLRQPVLNAEHFPGRPQLVVVVQVRGGPGSGPRLRLLADSLRAAGPGATGRLLLVLSMEKPCPEATDAMHSIDFCRVLPIYFPYSLSFYPEEYPGADPADCPRDLSRESALQRGCKNAEYPDIHGHYREAAFALDKHHWWWKLHFTWERLREVSGHREQVLFLEEGSYLLPDWLHMLRLMQKQCREEGCQLLSLGGTASPEPSPDPQHAEVSGWVAPKHRSAVAMPRELYYQLMGCLAEFCTYDDYNWDWSLQYVSAACLAHPLKVLSASLPRVLTLPAKAEEGGCGRTGPCASTEAAAQALRAQVRELSGRLFPKTLTIASLQQEVHNPPQTKNGGWGDIRDHALCQSYARL, from the coding sequence ATGCGGCTGACGTTACACAAGAAGAAGATCGCTGCCTTGCTGCTGCTCCTAGGTGTGCTGCTCAGTGCCTGCCTGCTCCTCTACACCTCCTCCGCCTCCGATCAGGGTGGGTCTGAGCCTTTACCCCCGGCCTCGCTCCCCAGTGAGAGGACGAACCCCTCTGGCTTTCAGCTGCCCCGGGGCTCCCCGCTGCAGATGAGACTGGACGCTTACCGCAACAACCTGCGGCAGCCGGTGCTGAACGCTGAGCACTTTCCAGGTCGCCCCCAGCTGGTTGTGGTGGTGCAGGTGCGGGGGGGTCCAGGCAGCGGCCCCCGCCTGCGTCTGCTCGCCGATTCCCTCCGGGCAGCTGGCCCAGGGGCCACCGGCCGCCTCCTGCTAGTGCTGAGCATGGAGAAGCCCTGCCCTGAGGCTACCGATGCCATGCACTCCATTGACTTTTGCCGGGTGCTGCCCATATACTTCCCGTACAGCCTGAGCTTTTACCCTGAGGAATACCCAGGAGCAGACCCTGCCGACTGCCCGCGGGACTTGTCTCGGGAATCTGCCCTCCAGAGGGGCTGCAAGAACGCCGAGTACCCGGACATCCACGGGCACTACCGGGAAGCAGCCTTCGCTCTGGACAAGCACCATTGGTGGTGGAAGCTTCACTTCACGTGGGAGAGgctgcgggaggtgagtggacaCCGAGAGCAGGTGCTGTTCCTTGAGGAGGGCAGCTACCTTCTCCCTGACTGGTTGCACATGCTGCGGCTCATGCAGAAGCAGTGCCGCGAGGAGGGATGTCAGCTCCTGAGCCTGGGGGGCACCGCCAGCCCTGAACCGTCACCAGACCCTCAACATGCGgaagtgagtggctgggtggcaCCCAAGCACCGGTCTGCAGTGGCCATGCCCAGAGAGCTCTACTACCAACTGATGGGCTGCCTGGCCGAATTCTGCACCTACGACGATTACAACTGGGACTGGAGCCTGCAGTATGTGTCCGCCGCCTGCCTCGCCCACCCACTGAAGGTGCTGTCTGCCAGCCTGCCCCGAGTGCTCACGCTGCCCGCCAAGGCGGAAGAAGGCGGGTGCGGGCGCACAGGACCCTGCGCCAGCACGGAAGCCGCCGCTCAAGCGCTCAGGGCACAGGTCAGGGAGCTGAGTGGGCGACTCTTCCCAAAAACCCTGACCATCGCCAGCCTTCAACAAGAAGTACATAACCCTCCACAGACTAAgaatggagggtggggggacatCAGAGACCATGCCCTGTGCCAGTCTTATGCCAGGCTGTGA